The following are from one region of the SAR202 cluster bacterium genome:
- a CDS encoding 2,4-dihydroxyhept-2-ene-1,7-dioic acid aldolase, with protein MRPNRLRELMKAGKPSVGTNIMVFSPDVVEILGYAGGYDYVEVEAEYMPYDLHDLDNLARAMELHNIAGMIKIDQEPRTFVATRAIGSGIQNILFADVRTVEDVKECVTAVRAETPQTGGRHGSGDRRFYKYFFQSGTPDYVQALEDCVVALMIEKRQAVENLDAILEVPGVDMVVFGGNDYSMSIGRPGQARDPEVQKVQDAMIKKALAKGVHPRVGVRNLDAAKRYLDMGVRHFSLGTDLYILYDYWKRNAESLRGVIEGR; from the coding sequence ATGCGCCCTAACAGACTTCGCGAGTTGATGAAGGCCGGCAAGCCCAGCGTGGGCACCAACATCATGGTCTTTTCCCCGGACGTGGTGGAGATACTCGGCTACGCCGGGGGTTACGACTACGTGGAGGTGGAGGCGGAGTATATGCCGTACGACCTCCACGACCTGGACAACCTGGCGAGGGCGATGGAGCTGCACAACATCGCCGGGATGATCAAGATAGACCAGGAGCCGCGGACGTTTGTCGCGACCCGGGCCATAGGGTCTGGGATACAGAATATTCTGTTCGCAGACGTGCGCACTGTTGAGGACGTGAAGGAGTGCGTGACCGCCGTGCGCGCGGAGACGCCGCAGACGGGCGGGCGACACGGCTCAGGCGACCGCCGTTTCTACAAGTACTTCTTCCAGAGCGGCACGCCGGACTACGTGCAGGCGCTGGAAGACTGCGTTGTGGCGCTGATGATAGAGAAACGACAGGCCGTGGAGAACCTTGACGCGATTCTGGAAGTGCCGGGTGTGGACATGGTGGTGTTCGGCGGCAACGACTACTCGATGAGCATCGGCCGGCCTGGCCAGGCGCGCGACCCGGAGGTTCAGAAGGTCCAGGACGCGATGATAAAGAAGGCGCTGGCGAAGGGCGTTCACCCCCGCGTGGGCGTCCGCAACCTGGACGCCGCGAAGCGGTACCTCGACATGGGCGTGCGCCATTTCTCGCTGGGCACGGACCTGTACATCCTGTACGACTACTGGAAGCGCAACGCGGAGTCGCTGCGTGGCGTTATCGAGGGGCGGTAA
- a CDS encoding DUF1501 domain-containing protein, which produces MATGNGTRKRSLVVVQLSGGNDVLNTIVPYTDGLYHDFRQSVKVEADKVIKLDDRFGFNPRLAPLKGLWDEGKMAIINGIGYPSPNRSHFRSMDIWHTAEPAKIGNDGWLGRAIRDLDPRGENVLTGVNFGKGLPRVLSCSGVPVASVGGNLETYGLFPDKQDEWLRKYALDCFSEMYGGVDGRDAVLSFLGQTGTSALRGADILRTAPSKYTSSVEYGSDPLAQSLKNVAQVMFAGFGTRIYYTQQGSYDTHADQANTHGKLITHAAAAIRDFLDDVREHGMEDEVLVFAFSEFGRRVKDNGDGTDHGSGGSAFIFGGGVKGGMYGEYPSLRLEDQLDGDLHFNNDFRSTYATILEQWLGLDSKTNLAGTFEQFDFVRK; this is translated from the coding sequence ATGGCTACCGGCAACGGGACCAGGAAGCGCTCACTCGTCGTTGTGCAGCTCTCCGGCGGCAACGATGTGCTCAACACGATCGTCCCTTACACGGACGGCCTGTACCACGACTTCCGCCAGTCGGTGAAGGTGGAAGCGGACAAGGTAATCAAGCTGGACGACCGATTCGGGTTCAACCCGAGGCTGGCGCCGCTCAAGGGGCTGTGGGACGAGGGGAAGATGGCGATCATCAACGGCATCGGCTACCCCAGCCCGAACCGCTCCCACTTCCGCTCTATGGATATCTGGCACACCGCTGAGCCGGCGAAGATCGGCAACGACGGCTGGCTGGGACGGGCGATACGGGACCTGGACCCGCGCGGCGAGAACGTGCTCACAGGCGTTAACTTCGGGAAGGGCCTGCCGCGCGTCCTCTCCTGCAGCGGCGTTCCGGTGGCCTCGGTCGGCGGCAACCTGGAGACCTACGGCCTGTTCCCGGACAAGCAAGACGAGTGGCTGCGGAAGTACGCGCTGGACTGCTTCTCGGAGATGTACGGCGGCGTGGACGGGCGGGACGCCGTGCTGAGCTTCCTGGGCCAGACGGGCACCAGCGCCCTGCGCGGGGCGGATATCCTCCGGACGGCGCCTTCGAAGTACACTTCGTCCGTAGAGTACGGCTCGGACCCACTGGCGCAGAGCCTCAAAAATGTCGCGCAGGTCATGTTCGCGGGCTTCGGCACGCGAATCTACTACACGCAGCAGGGCAGCTACGACACTCACGCCGACCAGGCGAACACGCACGGCAAGCTGATCACCCACGCCGCCGCGGCGATCCGCGACTTTCTGGACGATGTGCGCGAGCACGGCATGGAGGACGAGGTGCTGGTCTTCGCGTTCAGCGAGTTCGGCCGCCGCGTGAAGGACAACGGCGACGGGACGGACCATGGCTCAGGCGGGTCTGCGTTCATCTTCGGCGGCGGCGTCAAGGGCGGCATGTACGGCGAGTACCCGTCGCTCAGGCTTGAGGACCAGCTCGACGGCGACCTCCACTTCAACAACGACTTCCGGTCGACCTACGCCACAATCCTGGAGCAGTGGCTGGGCCTGGACTCGAAGACAAACCTCGCCGGCACGTTCGAGCAATTCGATTTCGTGAGGAAATAG